One Echeneis naucrates chromosome 1, fEcheNa1.1, whole genome shotgun sequence DNA segment encodes these proteins:
- the traf5 gene encoding TNF receptor-associated factor 5, with amino-acid sequence MASAESSLRSEESRLASEESRIRSSGPVSSWETELTSVQHSLKFVSKLKDEFVCPICRGVVLNPQQNSCGHIYCFHCLQGLLETSSPSSSVCPMDGAVITPAEVFQDNCCKREISSLEVFCTNSPECTCVTTLHRLQDHLRSCQYEQLLCSNPGCDVLLQRRHLSRHLKGECLHRTEPCPHCRRPHRRSLLQDHVHNSCPEVEVDCPHSCFQKVPRHKLPEHKESCPEVLVDCSFKKSGCRVQDKRGKVKLHEDAAVSHHMLLVQKSNTQLEQQVGVLHEEEALRWQEVQTNSSLLSGLHEEIRPLLQQRGRHEHVVSTAQRTLSQQQEVLSAIQLQVQQASRGLPGLEELEQLRKSLDALMQEVSAAEALRQHLGTLENNLKHHSGVLDLHATQLGHNKQRLQELEATSYDGRLIWKINDFRKKKEAEVKGQSPCLSSTPFHTGRCGYKMAIKAYLNGDGDGRGTHLSLYVVLMPGDFDALLPWPFRQTVSLSILDQSAAGNHRSLSFRPDPTSKSFQQPAAESVSNVAVGFSSFIPLSELETPHNASYVKDDTLFVKVKVDMAGLDSL; translated from the exons ATGGCCTCGGCAGAGTCCAGTCTACGGTCCGAGGAGTCCCGGCTGGCCTCCGAGGAGTCCAGGATCAGGTCCTCCGGCCCCGTCAGCTCCTGGGAGACGGAGCTGACCTCCGTCCAACACTCCCTGAAGTTTGTGTCGAAGCTGAAGGACGAGTTTGTTTGTCCGATCTGCAGAGGAGTCGTCCTGAACCCTCAGCAGAACTCCTGTGGACACATCTACTGCTTCCACTGCCTGCAGGGGCTGCT agaaacTTCGTCACCGTCCAGTTCAGTTTGTCCGATGGACGGAGCTGTGATCACACCAGCtgag GTTTTTCAGGATAATTGCTGTAAACGAGAAATCTCCAGTCTGGAAGTTTTCTGCACCAACTCCCCAGAATGCACCTGTGTGACCACCTTACACCGCCTGCAG gaTCACCTGAGGTCGTGTCAGTACGAGCAGCTGCTCTGCTCCAATCCGGGCTGTGAcgtgctgctgcagaggagacaTCTGTCCCGGCACCTGAAGGGGGAGTGTCTTCACCGCACAGAGCCCTGCCCACACTGCCGCCGCCCCCACCGCCGCAGCCTGCTGCAG GATCACGTACACAACTCCTGtccagaggtggaggtggaCTGTCCCCACAGCTGCTTCCAGAAGGTTCCCCGACACAAG ctgCCAGAGCACAAAGAGTCGTGTCCTGAAGTTCTGGTCGACTGTTCCTTTAAGAAGTCCGGCTGCCGTGTGCag GATAAAAGAGGGAAAGTGAAGCTGCACGAAGACGCCGCCGTCAGTCACCACATGCTGCTGGTGCAGAAGAGCAACacacagctggagcagcag GTGGGGGTTCTCCACGAGGAGGAGGCACTGAGGTGGCAGGAAGTCCAGACTAACAGTTCACTACTCTCCGGTCTTCACGAGGAAATCAGACCGCTGCTGCAGCAAAGAGGGCGCCATGAACATGTCGTCTCCACGGCTCAG AGGACGCTgagccagcagcaggaagtCCTGTCCGCCATCCAGCTGCAGGTCCAGCAGGCGTCTCGGGGACTTCCTGgtctggaggagctggagcagctcaGAAAGTCTCTGGATGCTTTGATGCAGGAGGTGTCAGCGGCCGAGGCCCTGAGACAACACCTGG GAACTCTGGAGAACAACCTGAAGCACCACTCGGGCGTCCTGGACCTCCACGCCACTCAGCTCGGTCACAACAAGCAACGGCTGCAGGAGCTCGAGGCCACGTCCTATGATGGGAGACTGATCTGGAAGATCAATGACTTCAGGAAAAAGAAGGAAGccgaggtcaaaggtcagtccCCGTGCCTGAGCAGCACACCCTTCCACACCGGACGCTGTGGCTACAAAATGGCTATCAAAGCCTACCTGAACGGGGACGGAGACGGCCGGGGGACTCACCTGTCCCTTTACGTGGTCCTGATGCCGGGAGACTTTGACGCTCTGCTGCCGTGGCCCTTCCGTCAGACCGTGTCCCTGTCCATCCTGGACCAGAGCGCTGCCGGAAACCATCGGAGTCTCAGCTTCAGACCCGACCCGACATCCAAGAGCTTCCAGCAACCGGCTGCCGAGTCCGTGAGCAACGTGGCCGTCGGGTTTTCAAGCTTTATTCCTCTGAGCGAGCTGGAAACTCCTCACAATGCATCGTACGTCAAAGACGACACGCTGTTCGTCAAGGTCAAGGTGGACATGGCAGGTTTAGACTCCCTGTAA
- the rcor3 gene encoding REST corepressor 3 isoform X1, with translation MPGMMDKGAEYLGKGRSNGTKSPSSASNGHFSDESGSDDEHDVGMRVGADYQANIPEFEPGSTKYSDKDSGGMLVWSPYHTILDSKLDEYIAIAKEKHGYNVEQALGMLFWHKHNIEKSLADLPNFTPFPDEWTVEDKVLFEQAFSFHGKSFHRIQQMLPDKSISSLVKYYYSWKKTRSRTSLMDRQARKLANRSNQDDSDEEMEEANPIEANDSDYDPNKEAKKENLVEPAPPGSKVALGRREHQTLQHRHHQRSRCRPPKGMYLTQEDVVAVSCSTSAANTLLRQLDMELVSLKRQVQNAKQMNSGLKHMLESGIEEFRLSECNQKVNARWTTDEQLLAVQGVRKYGKDFQAIADVIGNKTVGQVKNFFVNYRRRFNLEEVLQEWEAEQGTQAPNGDSATSGEEGKNSSTTPSGKSTDEEDEEGQVTSSGASPAATSSSAQTSVTSSASSSSSLHQPPPLLRPSLPATPSLHRQPPPLQQQARFLQPRPTLQQPPPLIRPSNPLPPRLNPRPPAPMTLGGNLGGSGSSPAQQPSGLAIHQSDTASSSSLH, from the exons ATGCCGGGCATGATGGACAAAGGCGCGGAGTATCTGGGCAAAGGCCGCTCCAACGGAACCAAGAGTCCGTCCAGCGCGTCCAACGGACATTTCTCCGACGAGAGCGGCAGCGACGACGAGCACG ATGTGGGCATGCGGGTCGGAGCGGACTACCAGGCCAACATCCCCGAGTTCGAGCCGG GATCCACCAAGTACTCTGACAAAGACAGCGGAGGGATGCTGGTCTGGTCTCCGTATCACACCATCTTGGACTCCAAAC TGGACGAATACATCGCCATCGCCAAAGAGAAACACGGCTACAACGTAGAACAG gCTTTGGGGATGCTCTtctggcacaaacacaacatagaGAAGTCTCTGGCTGACCTGCCGAACTTCACTCCGTTTCCAGACGAGTGGACGGTGGAGGACAAAGTTCTGTTTGAACAGGCCTTCAGTTTCCACGGCAAGAGCTTCCACCGCATCCAGCAGATG TTACCGGACAAATCCATCTCCAGTCTGGTGAAGTACTACTACTCCTGGAAGAAGACCCGGTCCAGGACCAGCCTGATGGACCGGCAGGCTCGAAAGCTGGCCAACCGGAGCAACCAGGACGACAG TGACGAGGAGATGGAGGAAGCCAATCCCATCGAAGCCAACGACAGCGACTACGACCCCAACAAGGAGGCGAAGAAAGAG AACCTGGTGGAGCCGGCGCCGCCGGGATCCAAGGTGGCGTTGGGCCGACGGGAGCACCAGACACTGCAGCACCGACACCACCAGCGCTCCCGCTGCCGCCCCCCCAAAGGCATGTACCTGACACAGGAAGACGTGGTGGCCGTGTCCTGCAGCACCTCCGCCGCCAACACCCTCCTCCGTCAGCTGGACATGGAGCTGGTGTCCCTCAAGAGACAG GTCCAGAACGCCAAACAGATGAACAGCGGGCTGAAACACATGTTGGAGTCTGGCATCGAGGAGTTCAGGCTGTCTGAG TGTAACCAGAAGGTGAACGCCCGCTGGACCACAGACGAGCAGCTGCTGGCTGTTCAAG GCGTCAGGAAGTATGGTAAAGACTTTCAGGCCATCGCAGACGTCATCGGGAACAAGACAGTCGGCCAGGTGAAGAACTTCTTCGTGAATTACCGGCGGCGGTTCAACCTGGAGGAGGTGCTGCAGGAGTGGGAGGCAGAGCAGGGAACGCAAGCTCCCAACGGAGACAGCGCCACCtcaggagaggaggggaagaacAGCTCCACCACTCCATCAGGGAAGAGCACCGACGAAGAAGACGAAGAG gGTCAGGTGACCTCATCAGGTGCATCTCCTGCCGCCACGTCCTCCTCAGCTCAGACATCAGTGACATCCAGcgcttcctcttcatcctccctccaccagccccctcccctcctgcgTCCTTCTCTTCCGGCCACGCCCTCCCTGCACCGccagcccccacccctccaGCAGCAGGCTCGTTTCCTGCAGCCCCGCCCCACCCTGCAGCAGCCCCCACCCCTCATCCGCCCATCCAACCCCCTGCCCCCCCGTCTCAACCCACGCCCTCCCGCCCCCATGACCCTTGGTGGAAACTTGGGAGGGTCGGGTTCAAGCCCCGCCCAGCAGCCCTCGGGCCTGGCCATTCACCAATCAGACACGgcctcatcctcctccctgCACTAA
- the rcor3 gene encoding REST corepressor 3 isoform X2, with translation MPGMMDKGAEYLGKGRSNGTKSPSSASNGHFSDESGSDDEHDVGMRVGADYQANIPEFEPGSTKYSDKDSGGMLVWSPYHTILDSKLDEYIAIAKEKHGYNVEQALGMLFWHKHNIEKSLADLPNFTPFPDEWTVEDKVLFEQAFSFHGKSFHRIQQMLPDKSISSLVKYYYSWKKTRSRTSLMDRQARKLANRSNQDDSDEEMEEANPIEANDSDYDPNKEAKKENLVEPAPPGSKVALGRREHQTLQHRHHQRSRCRPPKGMYLTQEDVVAVSCSTSAANTLLRQLDMELVSLKRQVQNAKQMNSGLKHMLESGIEEFRLSECNQKVNARWTTDEQLLAVQGVRKYGKDFQAIADVIGNKTVGQVKNFFVNYRRRFNLEEVLQEWEAEQGTQAPNGDSATSGEEGKNSSTTPSGKSTDEEDEEVTSSGASPAATSSSAQTSVTSSASSSSSLHQPPPLLRPSLPATPSLHRQPPPLQQQARFLQPRPTLQQPPPLIRPSNPLPPRLNPRPPAPMTLGGNLGGSGSSPAQQPSGLAIHQSDTASSSSLH, from the exons ATGCCGGGCATGATGGACAAAGGCGCGGAGTATCTGGGCAAAGGCCGCTCCAACGGAACCAAGAGTCCGTCCAGCGCGTCCAACGGACATTTCTCCGACGAGAGCGGCAGCGACGACGAGCACG ATGTGGGCATGCGGGTCGGAGCGGACTACCAGGCCAACATCCCCGAGTTCGAGCCGG GATCCACCAAGTACTCTGACAAAGACAGCGGAGGGATGCTGGTCTGGTCTCCGTATCACACCATCTTGGACTCCAAAC TGGACGAATACATCGCCATCGCCAAAGAGAAACACGGCTACAACGTAGAACAG gCTTTGGGGATGCTCTtctggcacaaacacaacatagaGAAGTCTCTGGCTGACCTGCCGAACTTCACTCCGTTTCCAGACGAGTGGACGGTGGAGGACAAAGTTCTGTTTGAACAGGCCTTCAGTTTCCACGGCAAGAGCTTCCACCGCATCCAGCAGATG TTACCGGACAAATCCATCTCCAGTCTGGTGAAGTACTACTACTCCTGGAAGAAGACCCGGTCCAGGACCAGCCTGATGGACCGGCAGGCTCGAAAGCTGGCCAACCGGAGCAACCAGGACGACAG TGACGAGGAGATGGAGGAAGCCAATCCCATCGAAGCCAACGACAGCGACTACGACCCCAACAAGGAGGCGAAGAAAGAG AACCTGGTGGAGCCGGCGCCGCCGGGATCCAAGGTGGCGTTGGGCCGACGGGAGCACCAGACACTGCAGCACCGACACCACCAGCGCTCCCGCTGCCGCCCCCCCAAAGGCATGTACCTGACACAGGAAGACGTGGTGGCCGTGTCCTGCAGCACCTCCGCCGCCAACACCCTCCTCCGTCAGCTGGACATGGAGCTGGTGTCCCTCAAGAGACAG GTCCAGAACGCCAAACAGATGAACAGCGGGCTGAAACACATGTTGGAGTCTGGCATCGAGGAGTTCAGGCTGTCTGAG TGTAACCAGAAGGTGAACGCCCGCTGGACCACAGACGAGCAGCTGCTGGCTGTTCAAG GCGTCAGGAAGTATGGTAAAGACTTTCAGGCCATCGCAGACGTCATCGGGAACAAGACAGTCGGCCAGGTGAAGAACTTCTTCGTGAATTACCGGCGGCGGTTCAACCTGGAGGAGGTGCTGCAGGAGTGGGAGGCAGAGCAGGGAACGCAAGCTCCCAACGGAGACAGCGCCACCtcaggagaggaggggaagaacAGCTCCACCACTCCATCAGGGAAGAGCACCGACGAAGAAGACGAAGAG GTGACCTCATCAGGTGCATCTCCTGCCGCCACGTCCTCCTCAGCTCAGACATCAGTGACATCCAGcgcttcctcttcatcctccctccaccagccccctcccctcctgcgTCCTTCTCTTCCGGCCACGCCCTCCCTGCACCGccagcccccacccctccaGCAGCAGGCTCGTTTCCTGCAGCCCCGCCCCACCCTGCAGCAGCCCCCACCCCTCATCCGCCCATCCAACCCCCTGCCCCCCCGTCTCAACCCACGCCCTCCCGCCCCCATGACCCTTGGTGGAAACTTGGGAGGGTCGGGTTCAAGCCCCGCCCAGCAGCCCTCGGGCCTGGCCATTCACCAATCAGACACGgcctcatcctcctccctgCACTAA